A genomic region of Cannabis sativa cultivar Pink pepper isolate KNU-18-1 chromosome 1, ASM2916894v1, whole genome shotgun sequence contains the following coding sequences:
- the LOC115703566 gene encoding B3 domain-containing protein Os03g0120900: MADLSLRANYEENSNNSSTSGTHGVWSCSSSSGTDHHHQREHMFDKVVTPSDVGKLNRLVIPKQHAEKYFPLDNSSTTEDSSKGLLLNFEDRNGKSWRFRYSYWNSSQSYVMTKGWSRFVKEKKLDAGDIVSFERGVGDESAKARLYIDWRRRPHHHHHHHHPLGHHQHQQYHHHQYHHHALQQSTNPGSLITPLVQFSTENHHQYQWGGGGGGGGFSGRRGGEGPFYSLPSGISMSMPPLHHENLRYNYNNSSIQYPYYNNNLHLHHQQHNNQYYHTSSTAATGIINRPASGIISDNNNNNNNNNNNNHHHIDPGVFESTPTAVIGGYYAGHGKLSSPPSASSKRLRLFGVNMEYSPEVEVEVEEVEESLAGVTMASSSSVISNHNNNNHDHDHDQVPAAAASSNLVQYSLDDHHHEHQQVRLPNHHHSQMPIKIPPEFISRKGKSSSLSFDLDPN; the protein is encoded by the coding sequence ATGGCTGATTTATCACTGAGAGCCAATTACGAAGAAAACAGCAATAACAGCAGTACAAGCGGTACTCATGGGGTTTGGTCATGCAGTAGTAGTAGTGGTAcggatcatcatcatcaacgaGAGCACATGTTTGACAAAGTGGTTACGCCTAGCGATGTTGGGAAGCTAAATCGGTTGGTGATTCCTAAACAACACGCCGAGAAGTACTTCCCTTTAGATAATTCATCTACCACAGAAGACAGCAGCAAGGGATTGCTCCTCAATTTCGAGGATCGAAACGGCAAGTCCTGGAGGTTTAGGTACTCTTACTGGAACAGTAGCCAGAGTTATGTTATGACTAAAGGTTGGAGTCGTTTCGTTAAggagaagaagcttgatgctggTGACATTGTGTCGTTTGAACGAGGTGTTGGTGATGAGTCTGCTAAAGCTCGTTTGTATATTGATTGGAGGCGAAGACCtcatcaccaccaccaccatcatcATCCTCTCGGCCACCATCAACATCAAcagtatcatcatcatcaatatcATCATCATGCGCTGCAGCAATCGACCAATCCGGGATCCTTAATTACACCTCTAGTACAATTCTCAACTGAAAATCATCATCAGTATCAGTGGGGAggtggaggaggaggaggaggatttAGCGGCCGGCGCGGTGGTGAAGGGCCTTTCTACTCGCTTCCTTCCGGAATTTCCATGTCCATGCCACCACTACACCATGAAAATTTGCGGTATAATTACAATAATAGTAGTATTCAATAtccttattataataataatcttcatcttcatcatcaacaACACAACAACCAGTACTATCACACTTCTAGTACTGCTGCTACAGGGATCATTAATAGGCCGGCGAGTGGAATTATTAgtgataataataacaacaacaataataataataataataatcatcatCACATTGATCCCGGGGTGTTTGAATCAACGCCGACAGCTGTGATTGGCGGCTACTACGCAGGCCATGGGAAATTAAGCTCTCCGCCTTCTGCTTCGTCGAAACGGCTGAGGCTTTTCGGTGTGAACATGGAGTATAGTCCGGAGGTGGAGGTGGAGGTGGAGGAAGTGGAAGAGTCTTTGGCGGGTGTAACAATGGCTTCTTCTTCATCAGTAATTTccaatcataataataataatcatgatcatgatcatgatcAGGTTCCAGCTGCTGCAGCTTCGTCTAATTTGGTTCAGTACTCTCTTGATGATCATCATCACGAACACCAACAAGTAAGGCTACCAAATCATCATCATTCCCAAATGCCAATAAAAATTCCACCAGAGTTTATTTCACGGAAGGGAAAATCTTCTTCCTTGTCTTTTGATTTGGACCCTAATTAA